A genomic window from Candidatus Zixiibacteriota bacterium includes:
- a CDS encoding proline--tRNA ligase, whose translation MLWTKTFIPTLRNDPADAEIISHKLLMRAGYIRKLTAGVYNYLPLMQRTLHKVMNIVREEMDDSGAVEITMPVLHPAELWQKTGRWDTVGKEQMRLKDRHMRDMVLGGTHEEVVAWIARGELRSYRNVPLNMYQIQVKFRDEIRPRFGLMRGREFIMKDAYSFDVDEAGLNIAYQKMAEAYFKIFKRCGCDVKMVESDVGAMGGFGAHEFMVPVETAGGEEIILSCDKCDYTANIEKAVSIPLTVEKSNEQPRESKKAFTPNMKTIEEVSEFLKVATDKLVKTLFYLADGEPVAALIRGNRSINEIKLQNHLSCIELEMADPATIVKLTGATVGFSGPIGLKGVRIIADPEIKSLVNFVVGANENDTHIIDANLADFNIDEFVEIRNAEPGEICLRCGDGHLWSYSGIEVGNLFKLGTKYTEALGANYVDENGAEKPFVMGSYGIGITRTAQAAVEAYHDDNGIIWPKTIAPYDFHIIPLFMDSEQHREIAFSLAEKLETAGYSVLIDDRDDRPGVKFNDADLIGMPIRISIGDRGIKQGIVEVVRRKDLSMEKVPIDSAAEQAIEIYKAL comes from the coding sequence ATGTTATGGACTAAAACTTTCATACCTACCCTTCGTAATGACCCGGCTGATGCTGAAATCATTTCACACAAACTTTTAATGCGGGCTGGCTATATCAGAAAACTAACCGCCGGTGTTTATAACTACCTGCCGCTGATGCAGAGAACTCTTCATAAAGTTATGAATATAGTCCGCGAGGAGATGGACGACTCGGGCGCAGTCGAAATCACCATGCCGGTGCTTCACCCCGCCGAATTATGGCAGAAAACCGGCCGCTGGGATACTGTCGGCAAAGAGCAAATGCGCCTGAAAGACCGCCACATGCGCGATATGGTCTTAGGCGGCACTCATGAGGAAGTAGTTGCCTGGATTGCCCGCGGCGAGCTAAGAAGCTATCGCAACGTGCCGCTTAACATGTACCAGATTCAGGTTAAGTTCCGGGATGAAATCCGCCCCCGCTTCGGTCTTATGCGAGGCCGCGAGTTTATCATGAAGGATGCCTATTCTTTCGATGTTGATGAAGCCGGTTTGAACATCGCCTATCAAAAAATGGCAGAGGCTTATTTTAAAATATTTAAACGCTGCGGCTGCGATGTCAAGATGGTCGAGTCTGATGTTGGCGCGATGGGCGGCTTTGGCGCTCATGAGTTTATGGTGCCGGTCGAAACCGCCGGCGGCGAGGAGATAATCTTATCTTGCGATAAGTGTGATTATACCGCAAATATCGAAAAAGCCGTATCTATCCCGTTAACGGTTGAGAAATCCAATGAACAGCCCCGCGAAAGCAAAAAAGCTTTTACACCAAACATGAAAACCATCGAGGAAGTCTCCGAATTCCTGAAGGTGGCGACTGATAAGCTGGTGAAGACATTATTCTATTTAGCCGATGGCGAACCCGTTGCGGCTCTAATACGGGGCAACCGCTCTATCAATGAGATAAAGCTTCAAAACCATCTGAGTTGCATCGAGCTTGAGATGGCAGACCCGGCAACTATCGTGAAATTAACGGGCGCAACAGTCGGTTTCTCCGGTCCGATTGGATTGAAAGGCGTGCGGATTATCGCCGACCCTGAAATTAAAAGCTTAGTTAATTTCGTAGTTGGCGCAAATGAGAATGACACTCACATTATCGATGCGAATCTTGCCGATTTCAATATCGATGAGTTTGTGGAAATTCGCAATGCCGAACCAGGCGAAATATGCCTGCGCTGCGGAGATGGACATCTATGGTCATACTCCGGCATTGAGGTCGGCAACCTGTTTAAGCTGGGCACAAAATACACAGAAGCTCTGGGCGCTAATTATGTCGATGAGAATGGCGCGGAAAAACCATTTGTAATGGGCTCCTACGGTATCGGCATAACCCGCACAGCTCAGGCGGCAGTCGAGGCATACCATGACGACAATGGAATTATCTGGCCGAAAACGATTGCGCCGTATGATTTCCATATAATACCATTGTTTATGGACAGCGAACAGCATCGTGAAATAGCCTTCTCGCTGGCAGAGAAACTCGAAACCGCCGGCTATTCGGTTCTCATTGATGACCGCGATGACCGCCCCGGCGTAAAATTCAATGACGCCGACTTAATCGGCATGCCGATAAGAATCTCGATAGGGGACAGGGGAATTAAACAGGGCATAGTCGAGGTAGTGCGCCGCAAGGACCTCTCGATGGAAAAGGTGCCGATAGACTCAGCCGCTGAGCAGGCAATCGAGATTTATAAGGCGCTATAA
- a CDS encoding YafY family transcriptional regulator → MKKISRLLYMITLIDSSPGISIDRLSNKCGVSVRTVYRDIIDISEANIPIYYDKGYYILDTGKVPPLSFGKDELIYLFNVLQGKSTGKALDEVKNRLAVKIKSHIPEILKNAKIDFQPRSSDTPDIAKIFSKIEKTIDSEKVVSFDYTSLNGKTSRRHVHPYGLVFRQHGWYLVGFCERREEVRLFRLVRIKNLKVLSKKFNRLKGFSLREYMDESWGIFRGEEYHFKIKFSGPAAVAISSTNHHKNEKIKNIGNNQILYSVVSRGKEDIVNWVLAYGLNAELIEPVEIRKEIKERLKGTLKKYM, encoded by the coding sequence ATGAAGAAGATTTCGCGTTTGTTATATATGATAACGCTGATTGACAGCAGCCCGGGCATATCAATTGACCGATTATCGAATAAATGCGGCGTATCGGTCAGAACGGTTTATCGGGATATTATTGATATTTCCGAGGCTAATATTCCCATCTATTACGACAAGGGTTATTACATTCTCGACACCGGCAAAGTGCCGCCGTTAAGTTTCGGCAAGGATGAACTTATTTATCTGTTTAATGTCCTGCAGGGCAAATCTACCGGTAAAGCCCTTGATGAAGTAAAAAACAGATTGGCGGTTAAGATAAAAAGCCATATCCCGGAGATATTGAAAAATGCAAAAATAGATTTTCAGCCTCGTTCATCGGATACGCCGGATATCGCCAAAATTTTTAGCAAAATTGAAAAAACTATCGATTCGGAAAAAGTGGTAAGTTTTGACTATACGTCTTTGAATGGCAAAACCTCAAGACGACATGTTCATCCTTACGGCCTTGTATTCAGACAGCATGGCTGGTATCTGGTTGGCTTCTGCGAGAGAAGGGAAGAGGTAAGGCTTTTTCGTCTTGTCAGAATTAAAAATCTGAAGGTTCTTAGTAAAAAATTCAATAGACTTAAAGGGTTTTCCTTAAGGGAATATATGGATGAAAGCTGGGGCATTTTCAGGGGAGAGGAATACCATTTTAAAATAAAATTTTCCGGGCCGGCGGCGGTGGCGATTTCCTCAACTAATCATCATAAGAATGAGAAAATTAAAAATATTGGAAACAATCAGATTTTATATAGCGTTGTTTCAAGAGGGAAAGAGGATATTGTTAATTGGGTGTTGGCATATGGCCTGAATGCCGAATTGATAGAACCGGTTGAAATCCGCAAAGAAATAAAGGAAAGACTGAAGGGTACGCTAAAAAAATACATGTAA